From Amycolatopsis sp. cg9, one genomic window encodes:
- a CDS encoding erythromycin esterase family protein — MDITDCTADLLAIGEPTHFEPAFARIRNELFARLAEHGFRSIALETDRVAALDGRFSHGFGELDANQQLLAWVREYNETADEPLTCHGFDAPTEMFSAPSPRTYLEHARDHLGLDVDIATLTGDDERWSRAEAILDPAASPGASPEARELRVIADDLLTALDARVGTAGWHRARIHALAGLDLLRYHAASARPGDRDTRIARLAQARAVIMARNLLDIHVSEPGRTLVFAHNGHLGAGAGEIVAARLGDRYTFIAGSLGHSEALGLGEPAADTYEGVLQRGTATWRLTAEMPAGRTRDDTDRRYAPLTRELLERADAVLHVA; from the coding sequence ATGGACATCACCGACTGCACGGCCGACTTGCTCGCGATCGGCGAGCCGACCCACTTCGAACCGGCCTTCGCGCGGATCCGCAACGAGCTCTTCGCGCGGCTCGCCGAGCACGGGTTCCGGTCGATCGCGCTGGAGACCGACCGCGTCGCCGCGCTCGACGGCCGGTTCTCCCACGGCTTCGGTGAGCTGGACGCCAACCAGCAGCTGCTCGCCTGGGTGCGCGAGTACAACGAGACCGCCGACGAGCCGCTGACCTGCCACGGCTTCGACGCGCCGACGGAGATGTTCAGCGCACCCAGCCCGCGCACCTACCTCGAACACGCCCGCGACCACCTCGGCCTCGACGTCGACATCGCGACGCTGACCGGCGACGACGAACGGTGGAGCCGCGCCGAAGCGATCCTCGACCCGGCCGCTTCACCGGGCGCGTCACCCGAGGCCCGCGAGTTGCGTGTCATCGCGGACGACCTCCTCACGGCCCTCGACGCCCGCGTCGGGACCGCCGGGTGGCACCGCGCGCGGATCCACGCCCTCGCGGGGCTCGACCTGCTGCGCTACCACGCGGCGTCGGCTCGACCGGGCGACCGCGACACGAGGATCGCGCGGCTCGCGCAAGCCCGCGCGGTGATCATGGCCCGGAACCTCTTGGACATCCACGTTTCGGAGCCCGGCCGGACCCTGGTGTTCGCGCACAACGGTCACCTGGGGGCCGGCGCGGGCGAGATCGTCGCGGCGCGGCTCGGCGACCGGTACACCTTCATCGCCGGCAGCCTCGGCCACAGCGAGGCCCTCGGCCTCGGCGAGCCGGCCGCGGACACCTACGAAGGCGTGCTGCAACGCGGCACCGCTACCTGGCGGCTGACCGCCGAGATGCCGGCCGGGCGCACCCGGGACGACACCGACCGGAGGTACGCACCGCTCACCCGGGAGCTGCTCGAGCGGGCCGACGCCGTGCTGCACGTCGCCTGA
- a CDS encoding TioE family transcriptional regulator has protein sequence MRPADLAREHGLSTQAVRNYEQDGFLPPASRTESGYRVYTEVHAAALRAFLALVRAYGHATAGGIMHAVHDDDLDRALTLVDRGHEQLARDRETLNTVRAAIGDLTSEPTPELAGEEWSIGELAHRLGVTAATVRAWERAGILVPERNRATGYRVFRAADIRDAELAHLLRRGGYPLAHIATVVEQVRTAGGTESLARALAGWRERLTQRGLAMLDAAARLGEYQSGRK, from the coding sequence TTGAGACCCGCTGACCTGGCCCGCGAGCACGGCCTCTCCACGCAGGCGGTCCGCAACTACGAGCAGGACGGCTTCCTGCCGCCCGCGTCACGCACGGAGAGCGGCTACCGGGTTTACACGGAGGTGCACGCGGCCGCGCTGCGGGCGTTCCTGGCGCTGGTCCGGGCCTACGGGCACGCGACGGCGGGCGGGATCATGCACGCCGTCCACGACGACGACCTCGACCGCGCGCTGACGCTCGTCGACCGCGGCCACGAGCAGCTGGCGCGCGACCGCGAAACCCTCAACACGGTGCGCGCCGCCATCGGCGACCTGACGAGCGAGCCCACCCCGGAACTCGCCGGTGAAGAGTGGTCGATCGGCGAGCTGGCGCACCGGCTCGGCGTCACCGCCGCGACCGTGCGGGCCTGGGAGCGCGCCGGGATCCTCGTCCCGGAGCGGAACCGGGCGACCGGCTACCGGGTCTTCCGGGCGGCCGACATCCGCGACGCCGAGCTGGCCCACCTCCTTCGCCGCGGCGGCTACCCGCTGGCGCACATCGCGACGGTGGTCGAGCAGGTCCGCACGGCGGGCGGCACCGAATCGCTGGCCCGCGCGCTGGCGGGCTGGCGGGAACGGCTCACGCAGCGGGGCCTGGCCATGCTCGACGCCGCCGCCCGGCTCGGGGAGTACCAATCCGGCCGAAAGTAG
- a CDS encoding ion transporter, translated as MATLRDAREPELNSGILPGNVRADDWIMLILAAGSVGLLGFMVLSPPAREAGLVIFYVDCGICGVFLLEFLWRWRKRRWAKKFLVRNWYELFAMIPVAHPAMAAHKFVSVVLLLIRIGRAADRAVGEQFTYRLVDKLSEPIVKAIKKPVTIAVLDEVVKVLETGNYPENLAKSLGANKEELRAIITEKIAADPQLGKLKRLPFHDEIVRACVDTSFRVLLEVLLDPRIDDFFSAVVRDNREQIRLAVQLGLNEIDDAEKEQSLPVRTQHTAALEYDRLHPKSRP; from the coding sequence ATGGCCACCCTTCGCGACGCCCGCGAGCCGGAGCTCAACAGCGGGATCCTGCCCGGGAACGTGCGCGCCGACGACTGGATCATGCTCATCCTCGCCGCCGGGTCGGTCGGGTTGCTGGGGTTCATGGTGCTCAGCCCGCCGGCGCGGGAGGCCGGGCTGGTGATCTTCTACGTCGACTGCGGGATCTGCGGCGTGTTCCTGCTGGAATTCCTGTGGCGGTGGCGGAAACGCCGGTGGGCCAAGAAGTTCCTGGTGCGCAACTGGTACGAGCTGTTCGCGATGATCCCGGTCGCGCACCCCGCGATGGCCGCGCACAAGTTCGTCAGCGTCGTGCTGCTGCTGATCCGGATCGGGCGGGCCGCGGACCGGGCCGTCGGGGAGCAGTTCACCTACCGGCTCGTGGACAAGCTGTCCGAGCCGATCGTGAAGGCCATCAAGAAACCGGTGACCATCGCCGTGCTCGACGAGGTCGTCAAGGTGCTGGAAACCGGGAACTACCCGGAAAACCTCGCGAAGTCGCTGGGGGCCAACAAGGAAGAGCTGCGCGCGATCATCACCGAGAAGATCGCCGCGGACCCGCAGCTCGGCAAGCTCAAGCGGCTGCCGTTCCACGACGAGATCGTGCGCGCGTGCGTCGACACCTCGTTCCGCGTGCTGCTCGAAGTCCTGCTGGACCCGCGGATCGACGACTTCTTCTCCGCCGTGGTGCGGGACAACCGCGAGCAGATCCGGCTGGCCGTGCAGCTCGGGCTCAACGAAATCGACGACGCGGAGAAGGAGCAGTCCCTGCCCGTGCGCACCCAGCACACGGCCGCGCTGGAGTACGACCGCCTGCACCCGAAGTCACGGCCGTAG
- a CDS encoding MFS transporter: MDKHALRWWALAVAVLAVLVDMIDNQIVAVALPTIRRELGTGESALQWVSAGYALGFALTLITGGRLGDRHGTKKLFVAGMLVFTVASLVAGLAGHVGVLIAARVVQGVGSGLMVPQVLSFIRAEFDERERPKAMTWYAGAFPVGGLAGPLLGGALTEADLFGTGWRAIFLVNVPVGVLALLGALGTMANRPGFARHRTDPVGLALLTAAAAAVFYPLVQGRELGWPMWTVALPVAAVPLFGLFALHQRFRFRRGGEPLVPPDLLRQLAGGQAVLFCVTTATGVFFVLTLHLQLGLGFTPWEAALTFAPSTLGIVAGNVLAMRLAPRFGRAFTAGAVGVLLAGLVAIAFLVTDPALRGWELLPPVVAVGLGMGAVLNALFGAAMADVRPERAGAASGVVNTTVQLGTATGIALSGTVFFARLDGGSGPATAGALTVSAAVLVLALILLVNRVKQPADV, from the coding sequence GTGGACAAGCACGCACTCAGGTGGTGGGCACTGGCGGTCGCCGTGCTCGCCGTGCTGGTGGACATGATCGACAACCAGATCGTGGCGGTGGCCCTGCCGACGATCCGGCGCGAGCTCGGCACCGGCGAGTCGGCCCTGCAGTGGGTTTCGGCCGGTTACGCGCTGGGGTTCGCGCTCACGCTGATCACCGGTGGCCGCCTCGGCGATCGGCACGGGACGAAGAAGCTGTTCGTGGCGGGCATGCTCGTGTTCACCGTCGCGTCGCTGGTCGCCGGCCTCGCCGGGCACGTCGGCGTGCTGATCGCCGCGCGCGTGGTGCAGGGCGTCGGCTCCGGCCTGATGGTGCCGCAGGTGCTTTCGTTCATCCGCGCGGAATTCGACGAGCGGGAGCGGCCGAAGGCGATGACCTGGTACGCGGGCGCGTTCCCGGTCGGCGGCCTCGCCGGGCCGCTGCTGGGCGGCGCGCTGACCGAGGCGGACCTGTTCGGCACCGGCTGGCGGGCGATCTTCCTGGTGAACGTCCCCGTCGGCGTGCTCGCGCTGCTCGGCGCGCTGGGCACGATGGCGAACCGGCCTGGGTTCGCCCGGCACCGCACGGACCCGGTGGGTCTCGCGCTGCTGACCGCCGCGGCGGCCGCCGTGTTCTACCCGCTGGTGCAGGGCCGCGAGCTGGGCTGGCCGATGTGGACGGTCGCGCTGCCGGTGGCGGCCGTCCCGCTGTTCGGGCTTTTCGCGCTGCACCAGCGGTTCCGGTTCCGCCGCGGCGGCGAACCCCTGGTCCCGCCGGACCTGCTGCGGCAGCTCGCCGGCGGTCAGGCGGTGCTGTTCTGCGTCACCACGGCGACCGGCGTGTTCTTCGTCCTGACCCTGCACCTGCAGCTGGGGCTCGGGTTCACGCCGTGGGAGGCGGCGCTGACGTTCGCGCCGTCGACGCTCGGCATCGTCGCGGGCAACGTCCTCGCCATGCGCCTCGCGCCCCGCTTCGGCCGGGCGTTCACCGCGGGTGCCGTGGGCGTACTGCTGGCCGGGCTGGTCGCGATCGCCTTCCTGGTAACGGATCCCGCGTTGCGCGGCTGGGAACTGCTGCCTCCGGTGGTCGCCGTCGGGCTGGGGATGGGCGCGGTGCTGAACGCGCTGTTCGGCGCGGCCATGGCGGACGTCCGGCCCGAGCGGGCGGGTGCGGCGTCCGGCGTCGTCAACACGACCGTCCAGCTCGGCACGGCGACCGGGATCGCCTTGTCCGGCACGGTGTTCTTCGCCCGGCTCGACGGCGGATCGGGCCCGGCGACGGCGGGCGCGCTCACGGTCAGCGCGGCGGTGCTGGTGCTCGCCCTCATCCTTCTGGTGAACAGAGTCAAGCAACCGGCTGACGTATAG
- a CDS encoding TetR/AcrR family transcriptional regulator, with protein MTASKPRRSPKPQERQRDPERTRRLILEAAGAEFAAKGYAGARIAAIAARAGVNQQLISYYFDGKEGLYRALSEQWTQRQGELVSPDMPLSEQVRRHALEGTTGRDGMRLVAWSGLEYEGAESDPDHGPRTERLTPTVARIAELKEAGRLPEWIDPECLTILLMSAAMAPVTLPHVAEGLTGTDPASPEFVRRYADQLAKLVEHLGA; from the coding sequence GTGACCGCCTCGAAGCCGCGCCGTTCCCCGAAGCCCCAAGAGCGGCAACGGGATCCGGAACGCACCCGCCGCCTGATCCTCGAGGCGGCGGGTGCGGAATTCGCGGCGAAGGGCTACGCGGGCGCGCGGATCGCCGCGATCGCGGCGCGGGCCGGGGTGAACCAGCAGCTGATCTCGTACTACTTCGACGGCAAGGAAGGCCTGTACCGGGCACTGTCGGAGCAGTGGACGCAGCGGCAGGGCGAGCTGGTCTCGCCGGACATGCCGCTCTCGGAGCAGGTCCGGCGGCACGCGCTCGAGGGGACGACGGGCCGCGACGGCATGCGGCTGGTGGCGTGGTCCGGGCTGGAGTACGAAGGCGCCGAGTCGGACCCCGACCACGGTCCCCGGACCGAGCGCCTGACTCCGACGGTGGCGCGGATCGCGGAGCTGAAGGAAGCGGGCCGCCTGCCGGAGTGGATCGACCCCGAGTGCCTCACGATCCTGCTGATGTCGGCCGCGATGGCCCCGGTGACGCTGCCGCACGTGGCCGAAGGACTGACCGGGACGGACCCGGCGTCCCCGGAGTTCGTGCGGCGGTACGCCGACCAGCTCGCGAAGCTGGTCGAACACCTCGGGGCCTAG
- a CDS encoding alpha/beta fold hydrolase — MTTTHTLETPEADIVYDVHGPASAGRPLVLVGQPMAADGFGSLASHFPDRTVVTYDPRGIGRSVRKDGRVDHVPDVQAGDIHAVIQALGAGPVDVFGSSGGAVASLALVTAHPDDVVTLVAHEPPLTGVLPDAAAAERAGQLMRDAYQAGGFGAGMAAFMTLASWKGEFTDDFFALPPADPAQFGMPAEDDGRRDDPLLSDRSLAVTAYWPDVDALTAASTRIVIGVGEESIEEMTGRAALATAAVLGREATVFPSHHGGFLGGEHGYAGQPEAFAAKLREVLAG, encoded by the coding sequence ATGACCACGACACACACGCTGGAAACGCCCGAAGCCGACATCGTCTACGACGTGCACGGCCCGGCCTCCGCCGGCCGGCCGCTGGTCCTGGTCGGGCAGCCGATGGCCGCCGACGGCTTCGGCTCGCTGGCCTCGCACTTCCCCGACCGGACCGTGGTCACCTACGACCCGCGCGGGATCGGGCGCAGCGTCCGCAAGGACGGCCGCGTCGACCACGTGCCCGACGTCCAGGCCGGCGACATCCACGCCGTGATCCAGGCGCTCGGCGCCGGTCCCGTCGACGTGTTCGGCAGCAGCGGGGGCGCGGTCGCCTCGCTCGCGCTCGTCACGGCGCACCCGGACGACGTCGTCACGCTCGTCGCCCACGAGCCGCCGCTGACCGGGGTGCTGCCCGACGCGGCCGCGGCCGAGCGGGCCGGGCAGCTGATGCGGGACGCCTACCAGGCCGGCGGTTTCGGCGCGGGGATGGCGGCTTTCATGACGCTGGCGTCGTGGAAGGGCGAGTTCACCGACGACTTCTTCGCGCTCCCGCCCGCGGACCCCGCCCAGTTCGGCATGCCCGCCGAGGACGACGGCCGCCGCGACGACCCGCTGCTGTCCGACCGGTCCCTGGCGGTGACGGCGTACTGGCCGGACGTCGACGCGCTGACGGCGGCTTCGACCCGGATCGTCATCGGCGTCGGGGAAGAGTCCATCGAGGAGATGACCGGGCGCGCCGCACTCGCGACAGCCGCGGTGCTGGGGCGGGAAGCGACGGTCTTCCCCAGCCACCACGGTGGTTTCCTGGGCGGGGAGCACGGTTACGCCGGGCAGCCGGAGGCTTTCGCCGCGAAGCTGCGCGAGGTGCTGGCGGGCTAG
- a CDS encoding RCC1 domain-containing protein, producing MSRPLALVVALVAALVPGVVGVGGAAAAVTSPASSFTAVQPTRFLDTVRGVGIPVGPVGAKTTVTGSAASLAPVNSTAVVVNLWVEGPTADSAVTAFTHGQARPALPSLQVQAGKRRSNQVTVQVGADRTVDFYNEAGSVHLIASIVGYYTTDAGSRYTPVSPSRLLIDWLGNGTTTKLSLADEVPATATAVTFALTLTNPSAATYATVFPHSTPRPTMANVAAYPGGQGTNLVTVKIGADRSIDFYNLAGQVESYADLVGFYATDYGAYFTPVAPERVLDSRTGLGTQDGKPRKIGANSDLAYRLQPSIPSNALAVALNVTGYSATATTAVTAWDLPSSSQPDPGLSLAPGQTISVAAAPVVSAVGPAVNASYDTTRSVYVHNRAGTVDVTADLAGYFTLPLADCFNQCVSTWNSYSWHQGTGYIGTPKTMTGLSDVVAIAGSISHGYALRIDGTVRAWGHNWTGELGNGWFSGASRAPVPVVGLTSVTAIAAGDAEGFARRSDGTVWQWGQTVDAPVQVAGLTGVTAIAAARDTAYALKSDGTVWAWGGNTRGELGTGSTAASSATPVRVAGLSGVQTIGSGDGYSAYAVKTDGTVWAWGDNTRNELGNGVTCTTSSCLSRTPVPVSGLTGVTAVTGNWSAAYALRTDGTVVAWGANDRGRLGNGVSCESTDTAPNCTSAVPVPVSGLTGAKAIGIFNGGAYAVKTDGTVWGWGDNQDLELGQGVTAYPWWATVPVQVPGLSRVKAVASGLALGE from the coding sequence GTGTCACGTCCACTCGCGCTCGTCGTCGCTCTCGTGGCCGCGCTCGTTCCGGGGGTCGTCGGAGTCGGCGGGGCCGCCGCCGCGGTCACTTCGCCCGCCTCCTCCTTCACCGCCGTGCAGCCCACGCGGTTCCTCGACACCGTTCGCGGGGTCGGGATCCCCGTCGGCCCGGTCGGGGCGAAGACCACCGTGACCGGCAGTGCGGCCTCGCTCGCGCCCGTCAACAGCACCGCCGTGGTCGTCAACCTCTGGGTCGAGGGGCCGACCGCCGACTCCGCCGTCACCGCCTTCACGCACGGGCAGGCGCGGCCGGCGCTGCCGAGCCTGCAGGTGCAGGCGGGCAAGCGGCGGTCCAACCAGGTCACCGTGCAGGTCGGGGCCGATCGGACCGTCGACTTCTACAACGAGGCCGGGTCCGTGCACCTCATCGCCAGCATCGTCGGCTACTACACGACCGACGCCGGCTCGCGCTACACGCCGGTCAGCCCCTCGCGGCTGCTGATCGACTGGCTCGGGAACGGCACCACGACCAAGCTGAGCCTGGCCGACGAGGTGCCCGCGACCGCCACCGCCGTGACGTTCGCCTTGACGCTGACCAACCCGTCCGCCGCCACCTACGCCACGGTCTTCCCGCACAGCACGCCGCGGCCGACCATGGCCAACGTCGCCGCCTACCCCGGTGGGCAGGGCACGAACCTGGTCACCGTCAAGATCGGCGCGGACCGGTCGATCGACTTCTACAACCTGGCCGGCCAGGTCGAGTCGTACGCCGACCTCGTCGGCTTCTACGCCACCGACTACGGCGCCTACTTCACCCCGGTCGCCCCGGAACGGGTGCTGGACAGCCGCACCGGGCTCGGCACCCAGGACGGCAAGCCCCGGAAGATCGGCGCGAACAGCGACCTCGCGTACCGGCTGCAGCCGTCGATCCCTTCGAACGCGCTCGCCGTCGCCCTGAACGTGACCGGCTACTCGGCCACCGCCACCACCGCCGTCACGGCGTGGGACCTCCCGTCGAGCAGCCAGCCGGACCCCGGCCTGTCCCTCGCGCCCGGGCAGACCATCTCGGTGGCGGCCGCCCCCGTCGTGTCCGCGGTCGGCCCGGCGGTCAACGCCTCCTACGACACGACCCGCTCGGTCTACGTCCACAACCGCGCCGGCACGGTCGACGTGACGGCCGACCTGGCCGGCTACTTCACCCTGCCGCTCGCCGACTGCTTCAACCAGTGCGTCTCGACGTGGAACAGCTACTCGTGGCACCAGGGCACCGGGTACATCGGGACGCCGAAGACGATGACCGGGCTGAGCGACGTCGTCGCCATCGCCGGCTCGATCTCCCACGGGTACGCGCTGCGCATCGACGGGACCGTCCGGGCCTGGGGCCACAACTGGACCGGTGAACTGGGCAACGGCTGGTTCAGCGGGGCCTCCCGCGCGCCGGTCCCGGTCGTCGGGCTCACCTCGGTCACGGCCATCGCGGCCGGCGACGCCGAAGGGTTCGCCCGGCGCTCCGACGGCACCGTGTGGCAGTGGGGGCAGACCGTCGACGCACCCGTGCAGGTCGCCGGCCTCACCGGCGTCACCGCCATCGCCGCCGCGCGCGACACCGCGTACGCGCTGAAGTCCGACGGCACCGTCTGGGCCTGGGGCGGCAACACCCGCGGCGAGCTGGGCACCGGCTCCACCGCGGCGAGCTCCGCCACGCCGGTGCGCGTCGCCGGGCTGAGCGGCGTCCAGACCATCGGCAGCGGCGACGGCTACAGCGCCTACGCCGTCAAGACCGACGGCACCGTGTGGGCGTGGGGCGACAACACCCGCAACGAGCTCGGCAACGGCGTCACGTGCACGACCTCGAGCTGCCTGTCCCGCACCCCGGTGCCGGTGTCCGGCCTGACCGGAGTCACCGCCGTGACCGGCAACTGGTCGGCCGCGTACGCGCTGCGCACCGACGGCACCGTCGTCGCCTGGGGTGCCAACGACCGCGGGCGGCTCGGCAACGGCGTGAGCTGCGAATCGACGGACACCGCGCCGAACTGCACGTCGGCGGTGCCGGTGCCGGTGTCCGGCCTGACCGGCGCCAAGGCGATCGGGATCTTCAACGGCGGTGCGTACGCCGTCAAGACCGACGGCACCGTCTGGGGCTGGGGCGACAACCAGGATCTCGAGCTCGGGCAAGGAGTCACGGCGTACCCGTGGTGGGCCACGGTCCCGGTCCAGGTGCCCGGCCTCAGCCGCGTCAAAGCCGTCGCGAGCGGCCTGGCTCTGGGAGAGTGA
- a CDS encoding threonine/serine exporter ThrE family protein — protein sequence MKINERTNGGRAARWPLLEPPEQRPKVHRPNLLKHRPWHVLEAPTGELPAVEAEAAMGPQLPDETTVNFVLDLSLRIGEVQMASGAGASDVTATILAIAGALGLPHCEVDVIFTSITVTCHRGTELAPVTALRVVRSRSLDYTRLTETEKLVRKIVRGHMGAEQAQTELERITSAPHPYPRWTATLAWGGVAAFVTLLLGGGLDIALVAFLISGVIDRIGRFVNRYGLPFFFQQVIGGLFATLSAMIIVSSNVLTTDKPTLVVAAAVTVLLSGLSTVSAVQDAITGYNVTAAGRTMETVLMSAGLISGVVLALRIAVMLGLPRTPLPELPTSTALQLPMVVIGGAGAAACFALASYAKMRAMLVAAAAGGIGAAVYGSLMVAQLDGVSSSAIAATLVGFCGGVLARRLGVTPLVVAVSGITPLLPGLSTYRGLYQIGVEPGGNISMLMTAVAIGLALAAGVVLGEWLAQPVRTGLGRLERRFAGPRMAGPLEPTERSLE from the coding sequence ATGAAGATCAACGAGCGCACCAACGGGGGCAGGGCGGCCAGATGGCCCCTGCTGGAGCCGCCCGAGCAGCGGCCGAAGGTCCACCGGCCGAACCTGCTCAAGCACCGGCCGTGGCACGTGCTCGAGGCGCCCACCGGGGAGCTGCCCGCCGTCGAGGCCGAAGCGGCCATGGGGCCGCAGCTGCCCGATGAGACCACCGTCAACTTCGTGCTCGACCTCTCGCTGCGGATCGGGGAGGTCCAGATGGCGAGCGGGGCCGGTGCCTCCGACGTCACCGCGACCATCCTCGCCATCGCCGGGGCGCTCGGGCTGCCGCACTGCGAGGTCGACGTCATCTTCACGTCGATCACCGTGACCTGCCACCGCGGGACCGAGCTCGCGCCGGTCACCGCGCTGCGCGTCGTGCGGAGCCGGAGCCTCGACTACACCCGGCTGACCGAGACCGAGAAGCTCGTCCGGAAGATCGTGCGCGGGCACATGGGGGCCGAGCAGGCGCAGACCGAGCTCGAGCGGATCACGTCGGCGCCGCACCCCTACCCGCGCTGGACCGCGACGCTGGCCTGGGGCGGTGTCGCCGCGTTCGTGACGCTGCTGCTCGGCGGCGGGCTCGACATCGCGCTCGTCGCGTTCCTCATCAGCGGGGTCATCGACCGCATCGGCCGGTTCGTGAACCGCTACGGGCTGCCGTTCTTCTTCCAGCAGGTGATCGGCGGCCTGTTCGCCACGCTCTCCGCGATGATCATCGTCAGCAGCAACGTCCTGACCACCGACAAACCGACGCTCGTCGTCGCGGCCGCGGTCACCGTGCTGCTGTCCGGGCTCTCCACCGTCTCCGCGGTGCAGGACGCCATCACCGGCTACAACGTCACCGCCGCCGGCCGCACCATGGAAACCGTCCTGATGTCGGCCGGCCTGATCTCCGGGGTGGTGCTCGCCCTGCGGATCGCCGTCATGCTCGGCCTGCCGCGCACGCCGCTGCCGGAGCTGCCGACGTCGACGGCGCTGCAGCTGCCGATGGTCGTCATCGGCGGGGCCGGCGCCGCCGCCTGCTTCGCGCTCGCGAGCTACGCCAAGATGCGCGCGATGCTGGTCGCGGCGGCCGCCGGGGGCATCGGCGCCGCCGTCTACGGCTCGCTCATGGTCGCGCAGCTGGACGGCGTGAGCTCGTCCGCGATCGCCGCGACGCTGGTCGGGTTCTGCGGTGGCGTGCTCGCGCGGCGACTCGGCGTTACTCCACTGGTGGTCGCCGTGTCCGGGATCACTCCGCTGCTTCCCGGCCTCTCGACCTACCGTGGTCTGTACCAGATCGGCGTCGAGCCGGGCGGCAACATCTCGATGCTCATGACGGCCGTCGCAATCGGGCTTGCGCTGGCAGCGGGCGTGGTACTCGGGGAATGGCTCGCTCAGCCGGTGCGCACCGGACTGGGCAGGCTGGAGCGCCGGTTCGCCGGACCACGCATGGCTGGTCCGCTCGAACCGACGGAACGAAGCTTGGAGTAA
- a CDS encoding trehalose-6-phosphate synthase — translation MGEPKENGNQADFVVVANRLPVDLERTTDGERRWTASPGGLVSALEPFLRSRKGAWVGWPGVPDVDVDEFDDDGLVLHPVSLSADEVRDYYEGFSNATLWPLYHDVVERPVFDRVWWNSYVKVNRRFAQASAEVAAPGATVWIQDYQLQLVPAMLRELRPDLRIGFFLHIPFPPVELFMQMPWRAAIIRGLTGADLVGFHRPGGAQNFLWLCRQLIGLESTRGAVGVRSRPGTMQVGDRTVRVGAFPISIDAAGLDNLARTKGVQERAAQLRRDLGNPKTVILGVDRLDYTKGIDLRLQALHELLHEGRLQPDDVTFVQLATPSRERVEHYQRMRGEIEQMVGRINGEFARVGHPVVHYLHQSVDRTELAAFFSAADVMVVTPLRDGMNLVCKEYVAARHDLGGALVLSEFAGAAAELSSAFLVNPHDLDGVKDALVAAITLDPAEGRRRMRAMRRQVLTHDVDRWARSFLQALGAEAVD, via the coding sequence GTGGGTGAACCGAAGGAGAACGGGAACCAGGCCGATTTCGTCGTGGTGGCGAACCGGCTACCAGTGGACCTGGAACGCACGACGGACGGCGAACGCCGCTGGACGGCCAGCCCGGGCGGGCTCGTCTCCGCGCTGGAGCCGTTCCTGCGGTCGCGCAAGGGCGCCTGGGTGGGCTGGCCGGGTGTGCCGGACGTCGACGTCGACGAGTTCGACGACGACGGTCTCGTGCTCCACCCGGTGTCGTTGAGCGCCGACGAAGTCCGCGACTACTACGAAGGTTTCTCCAACGCGACCCTCTGGCCGCTCTACCACGACGTCGTCGAGCGCCCGGTGTTCGACCGCGTGTGGTGGAACAGCTACGTCAAGGTGAACCGCCGCTTCGCGCAGGCCAGCGCCGAAGTCGCCGCCCCGGGCGCGACCGTGTGGATCCAGGACTACCAGCTGCAGCTGGTGCCGGCGATGCTGCGCGAGCTGAGACCGGACCTGCGCATCGGCTTCTTCCTGCACATCCCGTTCCCGCCGGTCGAGCTGTTCATGCAGATGCCGTGGCGCGCCGCGATCATCCGCGGCCTGACCGGCGCCGACCTCGTCGGCTTCCACCGCCCCGGCGGGGCGCAGAACTTCCTGTGGCTGTGCCGCCAGCTGATCGGCCTCGAGTCGACGCGCGGCGCGGTCGGCGTCCGGTCGCGGCCGGGCACCATGCAGGTCGGCGACCGGACCGTCCGGGTCGGCGCCTTCCCCATCTCCATCGACGCCGCCGGCCTCGACAACCTCGCCCGCACCAAGGGCGTCCAGGAGCGGGCCGCGCAGCTGCGGCGCGACCTCGGCAACCCCAAGACCGTCATCCTCGGCGTCGACCGCCTCGACTACACCAAGGGCATCGACCTGCGGCTGCAGGCGCTGCACGAGCTGCTGCACGAGGGCAGGCTGCAGCCGGACGACGTCACGTTCGTCCAGCTGGCCACCCCGAGCCGCGAGCGCGTCGAGCACTACCAGCGGATGCGCGGCGAGATCGAGCAGATGGTCGGCCGGATCAACGGCGAGTTCGCCCGCGTCGGCCACCCGGTCGTGCACTATTTGCACCAATCCGTGGACCGCACCGAGCTGGCCGCTTTCTTCTCCGCCGCGGACGTCATGGTCGTGACGCCGTTGCGTGACGGCATGAACCTGGTGTGCAAGGAGTACGTGGCCGCCCGCCACGACCTGGGCGGCGCGCTCGTGCTGTCCGAGTTCGCCGGCGCGGCCGCGGAGCTCTCTAGCGCATTCCTCGTCAACCCCCACGACCTGGACGGGGTGAAGGACGCGCTAGTGGCTGCCATTACCCTCGACCCGGCAGAGGGCCGTCGCCGGATGCGCGCCATGCGTCGCCAGGTCCTCACGCACGATGTCGATCGTTGGGCGCGCTCTTTCCTACAGGCGTTGGGTGCCGAGGCGGTCGACTGA